One uncultured Hyphomonas sp. genomic region harbors:
- a CDS encoding sodium:solute symporter family protein — translation MDEQFWTYFWVVLTFGTYIGIAIWARAGSTDDFYVAGHDVHPTVNGMATAADWMSAASFLSMAGLIAFMGYGGSVYLMGWTGGYVLLALLLAPFLREFGKFTVPDFVGDRYYSTTARLIAVVCALFVSFTYIAGQMKGVGVAFSGFLGVEFNTGIMVGMAIVFVYAVLGGMKGVTYTQVAQYVVLIFAYTVPAIFISLIVTGNPIPQLGFISNVKGEDISMLEKLNTVVTDLGFLEYTQTDKSMFDVFAITGALMFGTAGLPHVIIRFFTVSSAGAARVSAGWALVFIALLYTTAPAVASLARLNFIDTVNESTYIATDADYDTEAAAIVAEGGKPIPKWFKDWEKIGLLEVTDKNGDGVVQYRAGADNEVTKLDRDIIVTANPSIAGLPAWVIGLVVAGGLAAALSTAAGLLMVISSSVSHDLCRRTFFKGMTDKQELLTARGAAAGAVILAGVMGMNTAKLGFVAQVVAFAFGLAAASLFPVIVLGIFWKRMNREGAIASMLTGLITTFWYIYHFKFVDTDSSHWWLGVSPEGIGFVFMFLSLAVGVVVALMTAPPPQDIQDLVEDIRVPGTRTAHGIADAEMLPD, via the coding sequence ATGGACGAGCAATTCTGGACCTATTTCTGGGTCGTCCTGACCTTCGGGACCTATATCGGCATCGCCATCTGGGCGCGGGCCGGATCGACCGACGACTTCTATGTCGCCGGACATGACGTACACCCCACCGTCAATGGCATGGCCACGGCGGCCGACTGGATGTCGGCGGCCTCCTTCCTGTCGATGGCGGGCCTCATCGCCTTCATGGGCTATGGCGGCTCGGTTTACCTGATGGGCTGGACCGGCGGCTATGTTCTGCTGGCCCTGTTGCTGGCGCCATTCCTGCGTGAGTTCGGCAAGTTCACCGTGCCGGACTTTGTGGGCGACCGGTATTACTCGACCACAGCCCGCCTGATCGCGGTCGTCTGTGCCCTGTTCGTCTCGTTCACCTATATCGCCGGACAGATGAAGGGCGTGGGCGTGGCCTTCTCGGGCTTCCTGGGTGTCGAGTTCAACACCGGCATCATGGTCGGCATGGCGATCGTCTTCGTCTACGCGGTGCTGGGCGGCATGAAGGGCGTCACCTATACGCAGGTGGCACAATATGTCGTGCTGATCTTCGCCTATACGGTGCCCGCGATCTTCATTTCACTGATCGTTACCGGAAACCCGATCCCGCAGCTGGGCTTCATCTCCAATGTGAAGGGCGAAGACATCTCCATGCTGGAGAAGCTGAACACCGTCGTGACGGATCTCGGCTTCCTGGAGTACACGCAGACCGACAAGTCCATGTTCGACGTCTTCGCCATCACTGGCGCACTGATGTTCGGTACGGCCGGCCTGCCGCACGTGATCATCCGCTTCTTCACCGTGTCGAGCGCAGGCGCTGCCCGCGTGTCGGCCGGCTGGGCGCTGGTGTTCATCGCGCTGCTCTATACGACCGCCCCGGCTGTGGCCTCGCTCGCCCGTCTCAACTTCATCGATACGGTGAATGAGTCGACCTATATCGCGACCGATGCCGACTATGACACCGAAGCCGCGGCCATCGTGGCGGAGGGCGGCAAGCCGATCCCGAAATGGTTCAAGGACTGGGAAAAGATCGGCCTGCTGGAAGTGACCGACAAGAATGGCGACGGCGTCGTGCAATACCGCGCTGGGGCTGACAATGAAGTCACCAAGCTCGACCGCGATATCATCGTGACGGCGAACCCCTCCATCGCAGGCCTGCCGGCCTGGGTGATCGGCCTCGTCGTGGCAGGCGGCCTCGCGGCTGCCCTGTCGACGGCGGCGGGCCTGCTGATGGTGATCTCGTCCTCGGTCAGCCATGACCTTTGCCGGCGGACCTTCTTCAAGGGCATGACCGACAAGCAGGAGCTGCTCACCGCGCGTGGCGCAGCGGCCGGCGCGGTGATCCTCGCCGGGGTCATGGGGATGAACACGGCGAAGCTCGGCTTCGTGGCGCAGGTGGTTGCCTTCGCCTTTGGCCTCGCGGCGGCGTCGCTGTTCCCGGTCATCGTGCTCGGCATCTTCTGGAAGCGGATGAACCGGGAAGGCGCCATCGCGTCGATGCTGACCGGCCTCATCACCACCTTCTGGTACATCTATCACTTCAAGTTCGTGGACACCGATTCCTCGCACTGGTGGCTGGGTGTCTCTCCGGAAGGGATCGGCTTCGTCTTCATGTTCCTGTCGCTGGCTGTCGGTGTCGTGGTCGCCCTGATGACCGCTCCGCCACCGCAGGACATCCAGGACCTGGTGGAAGACATCCGCGTGCCCGGAACCAGAACGGCACACGGCATTGCCGATGCGGAGATGCTGCCCGACTAG
- a CDS encoding DUF4212 domain-containing protein → MTHNIKEIDAKGYWRDVVKLTLSLLAIWFVVSYGAGILFRNVLDQVSIGGAPLGFWFAQNGSIYVFVGLIFYYCRAMNRLEKKYGVEA, encoded by the coding sequence ATGACTCATAACATCAAAGAGATTGATGCGAAGGGATACTGGCGCGACGTCGTCAAGCTGACCCTGAGCCTTCTCGCCATCTGGTTCGTGGTCTCGTACGGCGCAGGCATCCTGTTCCGTAATGTGCTCGACCAGGTCTCGATCGGCGGGGCGCCGCTTGGATTCTGGTTCGCGCAGAACGGATCCATCTACGTCTTCGTCGGACTGATCTTCTACTACTGCCGGGCGATGAACCGCCTGGAGAAGAAATACGGCGTGGAGGCCTGA